GAAATCAGACCGGGATGGACGCCGAGGACGGGCCACGCTTTTCCGGGCAAAATTTCGTTCGCGCGCGTGACGACATCGACGGTGGTGTCGAACACTTCCCTGAAATCATCGCCGCGCTCGGCCTCGACGCCGAGCAACCACGAGGGCTTGTTGACGACGAAGAGATGTGTCCCGCCGCTTCGTGCGAAATCCTTGACCGCTTCGATGCCCCGTCCGTGTTCCGGGTCTAAATGCAGATGATTGTCGAGTACCGGTGTGCCGAGGTCGTTCATACCTAGCCGTCTCGCTCCGGGGAAAAAACGCCTACTCTTCTTCGATAACGAACGCGTCGTGTGCCGCGTTTTGGAGCGCATCCGAGCGTCCGTACTCGCCGGGTGCGATGGCAACAGTTCGGATACCGTTTCGCGCCGCTTTCTCTAACACCGGTTTGAAATCCGTATCTCTCGATGCGATGGCGAGCGCGTCAACGCGCTCGTCCAGCGCGAGTTCGGTCGCGTCGATGGCGAGTTTCACGTCCACGTCGCCGCTCGTGATTACGACTTCGAACCCTCGCGCTTCCGCCGCCTGAATCAGGCCGGGTGTCGCGTGCTCGTCGAGATACAATCGAGCGACGACGAGTTGCCCGAGCTTCCGTCCTGCCGCTCGAACGTCGTCCAAATCCACGTCGAACTCGTCGCGGAGCACGTTCGGGCCATCGACGAACAGCGCGACGGTCGTGTCATCGTCGTCACTCGTTCCGCCGAGTACCGACCGCAAGCCGCCAGTCATGCGTCGAACTAACGGATACCCGGACATAGCCGTGGCGATTCTCCCTGCTGTCGGAGTCGTTTAGAACGCATCCGATTGTGGTGTCTCTCTACATTTAAAATTGTTAATTAACCTCTCTATCAATTACTACCAGACAGGTTCACTTTTATTTATTAGTATAGTTTTACAGATTTTCAAACTAAATAGATAAAATTTAAATATAAGAGGGCGGTTTGTTAGCGTGCTGTATGGCAGACGACAACACATCTCGATTTGACAGGCGGACGTTCCTGAAAACGACCGGCGCAGTCGGTGCTGCTGCAGCCCTTGGTGGGGTTACTGCGGCGACTCCGGGCCGTGAACCAGGACCCAAAAAGGACGAAGTGCTGGTCGGTATCTCTGCGGGTGAAGGGGACATCGAACAGAAGGTTGCCCAATATACGATGGGCAATGCGGAAATAGTTCACAAAAACGACAACCTTCGATACGTCGCGGTGAAAGTTCCCGGCAACGAGACGGCTCGTGAGAACTTCATCAACGCTATCGAGAACCGTCCCGGCATCAAGTACGCTGAGAAAAACGAGACGCTGGAAACGCAACTGACGCCGAACGACCCGCAGTTCGGCGACCAGTACGCGCCACAGCAGGTCGGTTCCGACCAAGCGTGGGACACGACGCTCGGCTCATCCAACGTGACTATCGCTGTCGTGGACACGGGTGCACAGTACGACCACCCAGACCTCGCGGACAACTACAAAGCCAACCCCGGCTACGACTTTGCTGACGGCGACTCCGACCCGTACCCGGACGACGCAGCAAACGAACAGCACGGTACGCACGTTTCCGGCTGTGCATCTGCCGTCATCGACAACGGCACCGGCGTCGCCGGACAGAGCAACTCCTCGCTCATCAACGGCCGCGCACTCGACGAGAGCGGAAGCGGTTCCACGTCCGACATCGCGGACGCCGTCGAATGGGCTGCAGACCAAGGCGCGGACATCATCAACATGTCGCTCGGTGGTGGCGGCTACAACAGCACGATGAAGAACGCGGTGTCGTACGCGAACAACCAAGGTTCGCTCATCATCTGTGCCGCAGGTAACAACGGCTCCAGCAGTGTCTCCTACCCGGCGGCGTACAGCGAATGTATGGCCATCTCGGCAGTGGACAGCAACGAGAACCTCGCTTCGTTCTCCCAGTACGGCGACGTTGACCTCGCCGCACCCGGTGTGGACGTTCTCTCCACGATTCCGACCGACAGCTACGCACGGTTCAGCGGTACCTCGATGGCAACGCCAGTCACGTCCGGTGTCGCCGGTCTGACGCTCGCCAAATGGTCGAGCCTCTCGAACAACGAACTCCGTAGCCACCTGAAGGCCACGGCGAAGGACATCGGTCTCTCGTCGGACAAACAAGGCGCAGGACAGGTCAACGCCAACAACGCGGTCTCCACCCAACCCGGTAGCGGTGGCGGCGACAACCCAGGCGGAGACACCTCCTCTGAGACGGTCAGTGGCTCGCTGTCGAGCTACGCCGACTACGACGACTACTCGTGGAACTGGGACTTCAGCAGTCCAAGCCAGATCAAGATCGAACTGTCCGGCCCATCGAGTGCTGACTTCGACCTTTTCGTCAACGAAGGCACGACGACGGCCGCCAGTCCGAGTAACTACGACTACTCGTCGACGAGCACTAACAGTCAGGAAACCATCACCATCGACAACCCTGACACCTCGACGGCGCTCCAGATCGACGTGGATTCCTACAGTGGTTCGGGTAGCTACGACCTGACCATTACGGAATACCAGTAAACACCGCAGTCCGATTGGTCCCTTCTCTCCCGTTTCGATAGCCGACGAGTAACGGCGATTTTTTGTCGATATGATGTTGTCTTCGACAGTATTTTTCCGATAGGACGGCCCCAATCTCGTTGATTCGGCTTTAATACTTACCTACACCCCACGCAAACCACCAACCATGGTTGCTTCATCGGGAATCGAGGCCGGTCTCATCGACCTGCTCGCAGTGTTCATCATCGCGGGCGGTGTCGGCGTCTTCGTCGCCAAAGTCGGGCGGTTTCCGTACACGATTGCCCTGCTTCTCGCCGGACTCGGCGTCTCGATTCTCGGCATCAACATCGATATCGTTCTCTCACACGACCTCATTCTACTCGTTCTCCTCCCGCCCCTTCTGTTCGAAGGGGCGGCCACAACGGACTTGGGTAGTTTTCGAGAGAACATCGTCCCGGTCTTGGCCCTCGCGGTTCCGGGCCTGATTTTCTCCGTTATCATTTTGGGGTGGATAGGAACCTACGCCTTCGGCTATCCGCTTTTGCTCGCCCTGTTGTTCGCCGCGATGGTGCTCCCGACCGACCCGGTTTCGGTTCTCGCCCTGTTCGAAGAACTCGGCGCGCCGGAACGACTGTCCGTGTTGGTCGAAGGTGAAAGCCTGCTCAACGACGGGGTCGGTGTCGTCATTTTCTCGACCCTATTCGTGCTGGTGAACCAGTCGAAGAGCATTTCACCGACGGTCGTCGC
The window above is part of the Haladaptatus cibarius D43 genome. Proteins encoded here:
- a CDS encoding NYN domain-containing protein; translated protein: MTGGLRSVLGGTSDDDDTTVALFVDGPNVLRDEFDVDLDDVRAAGRKLGQLVVARLYLDEHATPGLIQAAEARGFEVVITSGDVDVKLAIDATELALDERVDALAIASRDTDFKPVLEKAARNGIRTVAIAPGEYGRSDALQNAAHDAFVIEEE
- a CDS encoding S8 family serine peptidase — encoded protein: MADDNTSRFDRRTFLKTTGAVGAAAALGGVTAATPGREPGPKKDEVLVGISAGEGDIEQKVAQYTMGNAEIVHKNDNLRYVAVKVPGNETARENFINAIENRPGIKYAEKNETLETQLTPNDPQFGDQYAPQQVGSDQAWDTTLGSSNVTIAVVDTGAQYDHPDLADNYKANPGYDFADGDSDPYPDDAANEQHGTHVSGCASAVIDNGTGVAGQSNSSLINGRALDESGSGSTSDIADAVEWAADQGADIINMSLGGGGYNSTMKNAVSYANNQGSLIICAAGNNGSSSVSYPAAYSECMAISAVDSNENLASFSQYGDVDLAAPGVDVLSTIPTDSYARFSGTSMATPVTSGVAGLTLAKWSSLSNNELRSHLKATAKDIGLSSDKQGAGQVNANNAVSTQPGSGGGDNPGGDTSSETVSGSLSSYADYDDYSWNWDFSSPSQIKIELSGPSSADFDLFVNEGTTTAASPSNYDYSSTSTNSQETITIDNPDTSTALQIDVDSYSGSGSYDLTITEYQ